From the Leptospira biflexa serovar Patoc strain 'Patoc 1 (Paris)' genome, one window contains:
- a CDS encoding TetR/AcrR family transcriptional regulator, whose translation MAKKIKSKLGRPKKGQTQINRSLVLDLAWDTIQKVGFSDFRLSTLAEVLGIRTPSLYNHVTDINDIFREMKKRALRLLGDRLEAVSKLTVGNSGRISQFLKTYRGFSKDFPHMYPLVIVSTELDPELKVLGDRILQLSLDAFQMANLDKENIHKIRIIRSFVHGFIDLEREGGFGRKESIEESFQKLTESLETGKLW comes from the coding sequence ATGGCAAAAAAAATAAAAAGTAAATTAGGAAGACCGAAAAAAGGGCAAACCCAAATCAATCGCAGTTTGGTATTGGATTTGGCTTGGGATACCATTCAAAAAGTTGGTTTTTCCGATTTCCGATTGTCAACTCTTGCCGAAGTTTTAGGGATTCGTACACCATCCTTGTACAACCATGTGACAGATATCAATGATATCTTTCGAGAAATGAAAAAAAGGGCATTACGATTGTTAGGAGACCGATTGGAAGCAGTTTCAAAACTGACCGTAGGGAATTCAGGTCGCATTTCGCAATTTTTAAAAACCTATCGTGGGTTTTCAAAAGATTTCCCACATATGTATCCACTCGTGATCGTTTCCACTGAATTGGATCCAGAACTAAAAGTCCTTGGCGACCGGATATTACAACTCTCACTTGATGCATTTCAAATGGCAAATTTGGACAAAGAAAACATTCACAAAATTCGAATCATACGTTCCTTTGTGCATGGGTTCATTGACCTGGAACGGGAAGGTGGGTTCGGACGAAAGGAGTCGATCGAGGAAAGTTTTCAGAAACTAACAGAATCTCTCGAAACAGGAAAACTCTGGTAA